The following proteins are co-located in the Manihot esculenta cultivar AM560-2 chromosome 9, M.esculenta_v8, whole genome shotgun sequence genome:
- the LOC110623097 gene encoding auxin transporter-like protein 2 → MLPQKQAEEAIVSNFSETENQSKDEEKEDQHSMFSVKSLLWHGGSVWDAWFSCASNQVAQVLLTLPYSFSQLGVLSGILLQVFYGLVGSWTAYLISVLYIEYRSRKEKENVNFKNHVIQWFEVLDGLLGPYWKAVGLAFNCTFLLFGSVIQLIACASNIYYINDHLDKRTWTYIFGACCATTVFIPSFHNYRIWSFLGLGMTTYTAWYLTIAAVVHGQVEGVTHTGPKKLVLYFTGATNILYTFGGHAVTVEIMHAMWKPQKFKYIYLLATVYVFTLTLPSATAVYWAFGDELLNHSNAFSLLPKSGFRDAAVILMLIHQFITFGFACTPLYFVWEKVIGMHDTKSICLRALARLPVVIPIWFLAIIFPFFGPINSAVGALLVSFTVYIIPSLAHMLTYRKASARQNAAEKPPSFLRSWTTMYAINTFIVVWVLVVGFGFGGWASMTNFVKQVDTFGLFAKCYQCKPPLPPPTSNTTAAAHHH, encoded by the exons ATGTTGCCTCAGAAGCAAGCAGAAGAAGCAATAGTCTCCAACTTTAGCGAGACGGAGAATCAGAGCAAAGATGAGGAGAAAGAAGATCAACACTCCATGTTTAGCGTCAAGAGTCTTCTGTGGCATGGTGGCTCTGTCTGGGATGCCTGGTTCAGTTGTGCTTCCAATCAA GTAGCCCAGGTACTGTTGACATTGCCATACTCATTCTCTCAACTGGGCGTGCTGTCAGGGATTTTGTTACAAGTATTCTACGGGCTTGTAGGAAGCTGGACTGCTTATCTTATCAGTGTACTGTACATAGAGTATAGAAGCCGAAAGGAGAAAGAGAATGTTAACTTCAAGAACCATGTCATACAG TGGTTTGAAGTGCTTGACGGGTTACTGGGTCCATATTGGAAGGCCGTAGGTCTTGCCTTTAACTGTACTTTTCTCCTCTTTGGATCTGTCATACAACTTATTGCTTGTGCAAG TAATATATATTACATCAACGACCATTTGGACAAGAGAACATGGACCTACATTTTTGGAGCTTGCTGTGCTACTACAGTTTTCATACCATCTTTTCACAACTATCGGATCTGGTCTTTTCTTGGCCTTGGCATGACCACATACACGGCCTGGTACCTCACCATAGCAGCAGTTGTGCACGGCCAG GTGGAAGGAGTAACACACACGGGTCCAAAAAAGCTAGTGCTTTACTTCACCGGAGCAACCAACATCTTGTATACCTTTGGTGGACACGCTGTTACAGT GGAAATCATGCACGCTATGTGGAAGCCTCAAAAGTTCAAGTATATATATTTGCTAGCTACAGTCTACGTTTTCACATTAACACTTCCATCTGCCACCGCCGTCTACTGGGCTTTCGGCGATGAGCTACTGAACCACTCCAACGCTTTCTCTCTTCTACCCAAATCTGGATTCCGCGATGCTGCCGTTATCTTAATGCTTATTCACCAG TTCATAACATTTGGGTTCGCATGTACACCTCTGTACTTTGTGTGGGAGAAGGTGATAGGGATGCACGACACAAAGAGCATATGCCTGAGGGCACTTGCGAGGCTGCCGGTGGTGATACCCATATGGTTTTTGGCCATTATTTTCCCATTTTTTGGGCCTATAAACTCAGCCGTCGGAGCTCTTCTGGTCAGCTTCACCGTTTACATCATCCCATCTTTAGCCCATATGCTCACCTACAGAAAAGCTTCTGCCAGACAG AATGCAGCAGAGAAACCCCCATCCTTTTTACGAAGCTGGACAACGATGTATGCCATAAACACTTTCATAGTGGTGTGGGTTTTGGTGGTCGGCTTTGGCTTCGGCGGATGGGCAAGCATGACCAACTTTGTCAAGCAAGTAGACACATTTGGGCTCTTCGCCAAATGCTACCAATGCAAGCCTCCACTACCTCCGCCAACTTCTAATACTACTGCTGCTGCCCATCACCACTGA